The Chelonia mydas isolate rCheMyd1 chromosome 25, rCheMyd1.pri.v2, whole genome shotgun sequence genome includes the window gcaCACAAGAGGTCCCCAGCCTTGTGGAAGGGTTAGAAACACTTTGCCGTGCCCAAAGAGCCATAAGACTGGTGgctgacctctggtaagctttttaggaTGTGGATAGGGacttattgttttttttaatatgttttctctgtaatgcttttgccctAAGAATAAATGTCTTTTGCGCTGTAAAGGTTGGTTGCTTTGTGACAGCTGACTGATAACTGGTATACACTGTGGAAACGGCTAACCACAGGTGCTGGACTCCAGCCAGACGTGCTGGGGAAATCTCAGTGAAATACAGAGGGACTGCAAGCCTGAATACCCGTCTGGAGGAAAAGAGCCACAGGTGTCCACCTGAGAAAAAGGTTTCAGGCTTCCTAGCTGTCACCTAAGTGGAAGTCCTGGAGGAAaactggggtggaggggtgtcaAAGGTGCAGTTAACCCTGAACCTGTGACAATGATCAGACAGGCCCCTCTGCAAACTGCACCTCTCCAACGGATCTGCCCCTGGTGTAAAATTTAGGGCTGTGGCTGCTGAGGTCACTGACAAAATAAGCTCTCACCAGTGTGTTCGGCCTCCAGCGCAGGAGCTGCATTCTGGCCTGGCTTGCACACCAGCAACAGAACTAACTAGTATTAATTGTtcacacaagttactgggctcccTACAAGAGTAACTGgttgaaattccatggcctgtgcggtacaggagggcagactagatgatctaacagGCCCTTCTGCCCTTATTTTCTATGACCTAGGTTCCAGTTGAAGAGTTGTTTGTTGCTGAGATGCTGCAGGATTCAGAATAAACCtaagcttgactttcagatcccaggctgggTTTGCAGTGCTGACCGTTAGAAAAGCCATCATGTTGTTTGTAAGATGAACACATTTGCTATGAAGTCATTTGAAACAAGCCCTGGAATCGAGAAGGTTACTCTGTGTGTAGAGATGATGGTCCTTAGACTGAACAGGCAATGGTAACATTTAAGTTGTGTTGTGAACAGACCAGGGATTGGGAGGTAAAGCAAAGGAAAGACACCTGCTCAGAGAAAGGATGGAGGATATTGTTAAATGTTACCTTCTTATACACCAGATCTATTGGGCACCCAACATTGATGTCTACAAAATCCATCTCAATGGTCTGGTTCAGAAGCTCTGCACATCTGGTCATAGTATCTGGAAATGCTCCCTCCAGCTGAAAGGGAAAACAGAACCGATTCAGTCAAAATGAGCTGACCTCTCCAAAAGAAATGCCCACGTCTCAGCTCAAAGACACAAGGGCCGTTCACCCGCAGGGAAAGTTACTCCCTGCAGATGCCCAGTGGGTGATGTTTCCCCCAAGTAAGAAATACATGAGTTGTTTCTAGGTTCCCGCCTTGCTGAAGTGACTATACTGGACCTGCACTCCAAAGAGATCTTCTGTGTAGTGCCGCTTCAAGAGAGCCCATTCAGATGACTGGCCTTGGAGCAAGTTTGTGCACACAGCCATTTCGCCACAGGTGACATCCGCTCCAAAACGCTTGCATATTCTCCGGAACGGGAGGTTACCACACTGAAACCCAGAGCAACCAGAGAGGGTTAGGATACCTATTGGCAACATTTTTGACCTGCACCACTCATGTGAGGAGCTTGTCCCATCCAAGTGGTTTTACAGCCAATTTTcacaagtggggaaaaaaagaataattgTTAGAACTATTCTACCTACCGTTGTTAAGGGAGCCAGGTAGAGTTTGCCTTGGATATCCAACTGGAAAACAAAGACAGGAAAGGCATATTAGAAGAGCTCAAATAGTGAAGACCAAGTGGGGAATTTCAGTTAGAGACTCTGGGAGTTTGGCTTTTACAGAATTTATCATGTTTCCTTTTAGTTTCCATGAAAAccgtattttttttaatttaagcatTCCTCTGCAGCATTTGAAACCCCACACTGCAGCACTGCGCTAGGGCAGGAAGACTAGAAAATTAAACTGACCCGTCTATTTGCATTGCCCTAGCTGAGTGAAGTGAAAGAGCTATAGAAATGGGGAAAACAACATTTTAGTAATGGTAGATGGTACAAGAAAGAGAAGAGAGCTGgtttttctgaaaaacaaagatttttttttttcttagcctgACAGCCTTTCTGGGTACATTTCCTCTTGAAGATCCCGAGGCACTTGCCAGGCAAGTTCAGATCAGGCAGCGCTAACACCACCTACAACTAGGTAGTTTTCACATGAGCAAGacaatgtgtttgtttttctgaacAGCGGACCTGAAAAGCATTTATTACAAAGTGATGATTAACAACACAATCTTCAAAGATCCAAATCATTAACTATCTAACCATGTTTGAGAACAAAACTTGGAGGAAGTGGGTAAAGGGGTTTTGGATAAGCAGGAGAGCAACGTATGATGCTTGCCACCGCACATGGGGGCGGCAGCCGTTTTCTGACTCACAGGCTAGATAATTGGGGTTACTCTGTTTATAAAGAGAGAATcactgaaaatacattttaaaccaaAGGCTCGGATGGGAGACCTAGGAGTTCTCTAATCACAGTAGACAGCATCATTAGACAGCTCTGTACTGAGGCCTCTCCCTTCACTAGGGGTCTGAGATACCAACCTCCACTGCAATATGACCCAACAAGTTAAAACCCTTTTTCTTGTTTAAATGCAGAACCAGAAATACTTTTCCTCCACCCAAGGACTAAGGGCATGTACACGAGGAGTGCTTCACCGGCACCTCAATTACACTCACCTCAGCCAAGATTGCCAGTCACCCTAGCTGAGGCTTTCCAAATGCAGCTTTAAAACCACCTGATTGTTGCCCACTACCACACGCACCCACAGAATAGGACCCCATCCTCAGCTTTAGCACTTACTCTTTTTTTCTCACACGCCCGCAGTTTTATAACATCTTCATCTGTCACCGGGCCTATTGTTTTGGGAGTGGAATCCTTTGATGCATCCGCTAGCCAGGAACTCTGCAGGACCACTGATTCAGGAGCTTCTCCCTTCTCTGACACTGAGACACATTCTGGTGCCTCCTCTCCAGGAGGTTTGACCTCAACGCCCTCTACATTCCCTTTGGCTGCTGTGCAGGTTGTCATCCTCTTCTCCCCCGTTGAGTTGCCTGCTGCCTTGTTTCCCACATTGTCTGCGCTGCTGGGCTTGCCCAAGTGACTAAGGTACTTACGGGATTTGTCAAAGCAAACTTTCTTCTTGCGCAGTCGCTGCTGGAGTTCTTTGCTGAGGCTGTTTCTCACCAGTGGTTTCCCTTCCCACTGCTTTACAAGCTCCTCATTAATGATGTTCCTGTAGTCCTCCCCCAGATGCGCCCTAGCAAAGCGGCATGTGACTCCATAAATGCACTTTCCGAAGGTCTTGAAGAGCACGCAGCTATCCCCGAGGTCTGAGGGCTTCACAGCCATGTACTCCCCAACATCATGCAGGAAGCGGCACTGTGAGCCAAAGTAGCACTTCTCTGCACATTCCTTAAATGACAAAACACTTTCAATGTAAAACCACCAACAACCATTCTACGTAAATGGGCTCATTTTTACTGTGTGTGTCAGCTTTGTTTCCAGGAAgagttccatggacttcagttacACACACTCTGACCATTCCTGATTGCTTGTCTAGTTTAGAGAAACTAGCATCAGTGTAAAACATCAATGCAACTTCACCAATGCAAGCTGCTAATGTAGACGCACTGGATCAGTGCAAAATGGGGCTTGCACTCATACAACTGACCCCAGTGACTTATTATGGGGATATGTTGCACTAGTGCATATTCCTTATTACCTTCTTGcagtgcatctacactgggggatgCAGGAGTTGTGCCAGCACAAAAACCACCAGACTAGACAGGGCCTAAATAAAGTGCAAGCTCCCTGAGGCTTTATAGCTGAATTACCCCCACCTGAGAATAAGTAACATCCATTCCATAGGTAAGTATATGGCTTATTCATGCCATATTATTAGGAATCCAAATGCATGCTAGGTGTTTTACAGCTAAAGAGATTCTTATCGAAAGAACCTGAAGTTGCCAACCATAGCAGGCCAGCCACTTACCTGGATTACTGACTGGCACAGCCTGTCCTTTTCATAGTGATTTGGCTTCATACATGGCCGACTCTTATTCTGTCCTCTGGCTCTCTTCCGTTCCTGgggtttcttctcctcctcttttaCAACTTCCTCTTGGCTTCCTTGCTTCCTAACTTGATCACCACTATCTAGTTTCATCTGTTTTGCTGGAGGCTCTGTCTGGTCATTGCTACTAGAATCTTCCTCCCCATCATGTTGATTGTTTTCCTGATTCCTGGATTCCCCTTCTGCTTTGAGATATGCATGGAACTGTTCTTTCGAGGTGAGATACCTACAGAGCAAGAGAGTGCTCTCATTAAACTGATTGATCATTTGACATGTGTTACATTAGACAGCAAAGTTTACTGATGAAAGAACAGGCAGACTGAAAGAAGCATATTCtacacaaaggaaattaaaaccagcaTTAACTTTTCTGACCACAGGGATGCCACAAAGCAAAACGTGAGGTAGGATCATTCTTGAGCTCGTCTTTTCATCTGCTCTACAGACATTGGGCTTACAAGGTTATTGAAAACCAAGTTAGGGCCCCAGTTCTCCACCACACTGAAGCTATGACAAGACACAGTGGGCAGTTAGAGGGGTCCTACTCTAACTTGCACTGCTGATGCCAGGTGATCCAGAAGATCAGGTACCACAGAGCTCAGGGCCCCCTTCCACTATATTCTTCCCCTTATACAAGAATAGGGAGATAACTGGCGAAGGAAACAGCTCCACTGAGAATCCCCAGCTGTGCTGTGTAAGCAAAGTGtgccatatattaaaaaaaaataggggagTTTATAGCTTGCCTCAT containing:
- the DUS3L gene encoding tRNA-dihydrouridine(47) synthase [NAD(P)(+)]-like isoform X1 is translated as MEPSVRQKYLTSKEQFHAYLKAEGESRNQENNQHDGEEDSSSNDQTEPPAKQMKLDSGDQVRKQGSQEEVVKEEEKKPQERKRARGQNKSRPCMKPNHYEKDRLCQSVIQECAEKCYFGSQCRFLHDVGEYMAVKPSDLGDSCVLFKTFGKCIYGVTCRFARAHLGEDYRNIINEELVKQWEGKPLVRNSLSKELQQRLRKKKVCFDKSRKYLSHLGKPSSADNVGNKAAGNSTGEKRMTTCTAAKGNVEGVEVKPPGEEAPECVSVSEKGEAPESVVLQSSWLADASKDSTPKTIGPVTDEDVIKLRACEKKRLDIQGKLYLAPLTTCGNLPFRRICKRFGADVTCGEMAVCTNLLQGQSSEWALLKRHYTEDLFGVQLEGAFPDTMTRCAELLNQTIEMDFVDINVGCPIDLVYKKGGGCALMNRSNKFEQIVRGMNSVLDVPLTVKIRTGVQEKVNLAHKVIPNIRKWGASMVTLHGRSREQRYTKVADWEYIAECAKLASPMPLFGNGDILSYEDANRAMQTGVSGIMIARGALIKPWIFTEVKEQRHWDISSNERLDILKDFTNYGLEHWGSDTQGVEKTRKFMLEWLSFLCRYIPAGLLEYLPQKINERPPYYMGRDYLETLMASQNVDDWIKISEMLLGPVPANFTFLPKHKANSYR
- the DUS3L gene encoding tRNA-dihydrouridine(47) synthase [NAD(P)(+)]-like isoform X2, with product MEAAGGGVAPIRAPYLTSKEQFHAYLKAEGESRNQENNQHDGEEDSSSNDQTEPPAKQMKLDSGDQVRKQGSQEEVVKEEEKKPQERKRARGQNKSRPCMKPNHYEKDRLCQSVIQECAEKCYFGSQCRFLHDVGEYMAVKPSDLGDSCVLFKTFGKCIYGVTCRFARAHLGEDYRNIINEELVKQWEGKPLVRNSLSKELQQRLRKKKVCFDKSRKYLSHLGKPSSADNVGNKAAGNSTGEKRMTTCTAAKGNVEGVEVKPPGEEAPECVSVSEKGEAPESVVLQSSWLADASKDSTPKTIGPVTDEDVIKLRACEKKRLDIQGKLYLAPLTTCGNLPFRRICKRFGADVTCGEMAVCTNLLQGQSSEWALLKRHYTEDLFGVQLEGAFPDTMTRCAELLNQTIEMDFVDINVGCPIDLVYKKGGGCALMNRSNKFEQIVRGMNSVLDVPLTVKIRTGVQEKVNLAHKVIPNIRKWGASMVTLHGRSREQRYTKVADWEYIAECAKLASPMPLFGNGDILSYEDANRAMQTGVSGIMIARGALIKPWIFTEVKEQRHWDISSNERLDILKDFTNYGLEHWGSDTQGVEKTRKFMLEWLSFLCRYIPAGLLEYLPQKINERPPYYMGRDYLETLMASQNVDDWIKISEMLLGPVPANFTFLPKHKANSYR
- the DUS3L gene encoding tRNA-dihydrouridine(47) synthase [NAD(P)(+)]-like isoform X4; this encodes MEPSVRQKYLTSKEQFHAYLKAEGESRNQENNQHDGEEDSSSNDQTEPPAKQMKLDSGDQVRKQGSQEEVVKEEEKKPQERKRARGQNKSRPCMKPNHYEKDRLCQSVIQECAEKCYFGSQCRFLHDVGEYMAVKPSDLGDSCVLFKTFGKCIYGVTCRFARAHLGEDYRNIINEELVKQWEGKPLVRNSLSKELQQRLRKKKVCFDKSRKYLSHLGKPSSADNVGNKAAGNSTGEKRMTTCTAAKGNVEGVEVKPPGEEAPECVSVSEKGEAPESVVLQSSWLADASKDSTPKTIGPVTDEDVIKLRACEKKRLDIQGKLYLAPLTTCGNLPFRRICKRFGADVTCGEMAVCTNLLQGQSSEWALLKRHYTEDLFGVQLEGAFPDTMTRCAELLNQTIEMDFVDINVGCPIDLVYKKGGGCALMNRSNKFEQIVRGMNSVLDVPLTVKIRTGVQEKVNLAHKVIPNIRKWGASMVTLHGRSREQRYTKVADWEYIAECAKLASPMPLFGNGDILSYEDANRAMQTGVSGIMIARGAASREINGS
- the DUS3L gene encoding tRNA-dihydrouridine(47) synthase [NAD(P)(+)]-like isoform X3, whose translation is MEPSVRQKYLTSKEQFHAYLKAEGESRNQENNQHDGEEDSSSNDQTEPPAKQMKLDSGDQVRKQGSQEEVVKEEEKKPQERKRARGQNKSRPCMKPNHYEKDRLCQSVIQECAEKCYFGSQCRFLHDVGEYMAVKPSDLGDSCVLFKTFGKCIYGVTCRFARAHLGEDYRNIINEELVKQWEGKPLVRNSLSKELQQRLRKKKVCFDKSRKYLSHLGKPSSADNVGNKAAGNSTGEKRMTTCTAAKGNVEGVEVKPPGEEAPECVSVSEKGEAPESVVLQSSWLADASKDSTPKTIGPVTDEDVIKLRACEKKRLDIQGKLYLAPLTTCGNLPFRRICKRFGADVTCGEMAVCTNLLQGQSSEWALLKRHYTEDLFGVQLEGAFPDTMTRCAELLNQTIEMDFVDINVGCPIDLVYKKGGGCALMNRSNKFEQIVRGMNSVLDVPLTVKIRTGVQEKVNLAHKVIPNIRKWGASMVTLHGRSREQRYTKVADWEYIAECAKLASPMPLFDPHCSVCGGREARGAGGGNDRREGTYQRKEKRRRIIQEGGSGPAVAKEMEISCPMKMLIEPCRLAFQEL